The Blautia pseudococcoides genome segment ATAAATATGCCAAAAGAAATACTAAAGCCGCCAGAGGTAGCCCGTATCCTAGGTGTTTCTCCCCAATATGTAAGGGAACACATCCGCCGCGGAATCTGGAAGTTCGGAGAATGCGTGCCGAAGAAAGTTAGGGGTAAAACAACAGATGAGTTTAATATTTACCGTGCCAAATTTGAAAATCATATTGGCCGAAAGCTTAATGAGGAGGAGATAGTTTGAAGAATGCAACCATAGCCGCCCTAACCGTATTAGCCATTTACGGGGTGGAGCCATACGCGGTGCTGCTGTATGCGGTGACAGTAATCTGTTTATATGCAGTGGAATATTGGATTAGAGAAAACAAAAGGGAGGGTAAAGGATGAAACAAGAGGA includes the following:
- a CDS encoding MerR family transcriptional regulator, which gives rise to MPKEILKPPEVARILGVSPQYVREHIRRGIWKFGECVPKKVRGKTTDEFNIYRAKFENHIGRKLNEEEIV